In Salmonella enterica subsp. enterica serovar Typhimurium str. LT2, a single window of DNA contains:
- the apaG gene encoding putative cytoplasmic protein (APAG protein (CORD protein). (SW:APAG_SALTY)), with protein MINSPRVCIQVQSVYIEAQSSPDDERYVFAYTVTIRNLGRAPVQLLGRYWLITNGHGRETEVQGEGVVGVQPRIAPGEEYQYTSGAVIETPLGTMQGHYEMIDENGDAFTIDIPVFRLAVPTLIH; from the coding sequence ATGATCAATTCGCCCAGAGTGTGTATTCAGGTGCAAAGCGTCTACATTGAGGCGCAATCCTCACCTGACGATGAACGTTACGTTTTTGCCTATACCGTAACCATCCGCAATCTGGGCCGGGCGCCAGTGCAGCTATTGGGCCGCTACTGGCTGATTACCAATGGTCATGGCCGTGAAACCGAAGTCCAGGGCGAAGGTGTGGTTGGCGTCCAGCCGCGCATTGCGCCTGGCGAAGAGTACCAGTACACCAGCGGCGCGGTAATTGAAACGCCGCTGGGCACCATGCAGGGTCATTACGAAATGATCGATGAAAATGGCGACGCCTTTACCATCGACATCCCCGTGTTTCGACTCGCCGTCCCTACACTCATTCACTAA
- the pdxA gene encoding NAD-dependent dehydrogenase/carboxylase (pyridoxine phosphate biosynthetic protein PdxJ-PdxA subunit; similar to E. coli pyridoxine biosynthesis (AAC73163.1); Blastp hit to AAC73163.1 (329 aa), 92% identity in aa 1 - 329) yields MSSAQRVVITPGEPAGSGPDLVVQLAQRAWPIELVVCADGALLTERAAMLGLPLSLLPYSPDVPAAPQPAGTLTLLPVSLRAPAISGQLTVENGPYVVETLARACDGCLNGEFAALITGPVHKGVINDAGISFTGHTEFFEERSQAKKVVMMLATEELRVALATTHLPLRAIADAITPALLHEVIAILHHDLRTKFGIAEPRILVCGLNPHAGEGGHMGTEEIDTIIPVLDELRAQGMKLNGPLPADTLFQPKYLDNADAVLAMYHDQGLPVLKYQGFGRGVNITLGLPFIRTSVDHGTALELAGRGKADVGSFITALNLAIKMIVNTQ; encoded by the coding sequence ATGAGCAGTGCGCAACGCGTTGTTATCACTCCCGGCGAACCCGCCGGGAGTGGCCCCGATCTTGTCGTCCAACTGGCGCAACGCGCGTGGCCGATTGAACTGGTCGTCTGTGCGGACGGCGCGCTCCTGACGGAGCGGGCCGCCATGCTCGGCCTGCCTCTCTCGCTTCTCCCTTACTCGCCTGATGTCCCCGCTGCGCCGCAGCCCGCGGGAACGCTGACCCTATTGCCGGTCTCGCTGCGCGCGCCTGCCATCTCCGGTCAGTTGACGGTAGAAAATGGCCCCTACGTGGTAGAGACGCTGGCGCGAGCGTGTGATGGCTGTCTGAACGGTGAATTTGCCGCGCTGATCACAGGCCCCGTGCACAAAGGCGTTATTAACGACGCAGGCATTTCGTTTACCGGTCATACCGAGTTTTTCGAAGAGCGTTCGCAGGCGAAAAAAGTCGTGATGATGCTGGCAACCGAAGAACTTCGCGTGGCGCTGGCGACCACGCATCTGCCGCTACGGGCGATTGCAGACGCCATCACCCCTGCGCTTTTGCACGAAGTGATTGCTATTTTGCATCACGATTTGCGGACCAAATTTGGTATTGCCGAACCGCGCATTCTTGTCTGTGGCCTGAATCCGCACGCGGGCGAAGGCGGTCATATGGGCACGGAAGAGATAGACACCATCATTCCGGTGCTCGACGAGCTGCGGGCGCAGGGGATGAAACTCAACGGGCCGCTACCTGCTGATACGCTGTTTCAGCCCAAATATCTCGATAATGCCGACGCGGTGCTGGCAATGTACCACGATCAGGGCCTGCCCGTGCTAAAATACCAGGGATTCGGTCGGGGAGTGAATATTACGCTCGGCCTACCTTTTATTCGAACCTCCGTTGACCACGGCACCGCGCTTGAACTGGCGGGCCGTGGAAAAGCGGATGTCGGCAGTTTTATTACGGCGCTTAATCTCGCCATCAAAATGATTGTTAATACCCAATGA
- the surA gene encoding peptidyl-prolyl cis-trans isomerase (survival protein; similar to E. coli survival protein (AAC73164.1); Blastp hit to AAC73164.1 (428 aa), 91% identity in aa 1 - 428), which translates to MKNWKTLLLGIAMIANTSFAAPQVVDKVAAVVNNGVVLESDVDGLMQSVKLNAGQAGQQLPDDATLRHQILERLIMDQIILQMGQKMGVKITDEQLDQAIANIAKQNNMTMDQMRSRLAYDGLNYSTYRNQIRKEMIISEVRNNEVRRRITVLPQEVDALAKQIGTQNDASTELNLSHILIALPENPTSEQVNDAQRQAESIVEEARNGADFGKLAITYSADQQALKGGQMGWGRIQELPGIFAQALSTAKKGDIVGPIRSGVGFHILKVNDLRGQSQSISVTEVHARHILLKPSPIMNDQQARLKLEEIAADIKSGKTTFAAAAKEYSQDPGSANQGGDLGWATPDIFDPAFRDALTKLHKGQISAPVHSSFGWHLIELLDTRKVDKTDAAQKDRAYRMLMNRKFSEEAATWMQEQRASAYVKILSN; encoded by the coding sequence ATGAAGAACTGGAAAACGCTGCTTCTCGGTATCGCCATGATCGCGAATACCAGTTTCGCTGCCCCCCAGGTAGTCGATAAAGTCGCAGCCGTCGTCAATAATGGCGTCGTGCTGGAAAGCGACGTTGATGGCTTAATGCAATCAGTCAAACTCAACGCGGGTCAGGCAGGTCAGCAGCTTCCGGACGACGCCACGCTGCGTCACCAGATCCTGGAACGTTTGATTATGGATCAAATTATCCTGCAGATGGGTCAGAAGATGGGGGTGAAGATCACGGATGAGCAGTTGGATCAGGCCATCGCCAACATCGCCAAACAAAACAATATGACGATGGATCAGATGCGCAGCCGTCTGGCTTACGATGGGCTGAACTATTCAACCTACCGTAACCAGATTCGTAAAGAGATGATTATCTCTGAAGTGCGCAACAATGAGGTTCGTCGCCGTATCACCGTTTTGCCGCAAGAAGTTGACGCGCTGGCAAAACAGATTGGCACCCAAAACGATGCCAGCACCGAGCTGAACCTGAGCCATATCCTGATTGCTCTGCCGGAAAACCCAACCTCCGAGCAGGTTAACGACGCGCAGCGCCAGGCGGAAAGCATTGTTGAAGAAGCGCGTAACGGCGCAGATTTCGGCAAACTGGCGATTACCTACTCTGCCGACCAGCAGGCGCTAAAAGGCGGTCAGATGGGCTGGGGCCGTATCCAGGAGCTGCCGGGGATTTTCGCCCAGGCGCTGAGCACCGCGAAGAAAGGCGACATTGTCGGCCCGATTCGCTCCGGCGTCGGCTTCCACATTCTGAAAGTAAATGACCTGCGCGGTCAGAGCCAGAGTATCTCCGTGACCGAAGTTCACGCTCGTCACATTCTGCTTAAGCCGTCGCCGATCATGAACGATCAGCAGGCGCGCCTGAAGCTGGAAGAAATCGCGGCTGACATTAAGAGTGGTAAAACCACCTTTGCCGCTGCGGCGAAAGAGTACTCTCAGGACCCGGGCTCCGCTAACCAGGGCGGTGATTTGGGTTGGGCTACGCCAGATATTTTCGACCCGGCGTTCCGCGACGCGCTAACGAAGCTGCATAAAGGCCAAATAAGCGCGCCGGTACACTCCTCTTTCGGCTGGCATCTGATCGAATTGCTGGATACGCGTAAGGTAGACAAAACCGATGCGGCGCAGAAAGATCGCGCTTATCGTATGCTGATGAACCGTAAATTCTCAGAAGAAGCGGCGACCTGGATGCAAGAACAGCGCGCCAGCGCTTACGTTAAGATTTTGAGTAACTAA
- the ksgA gene encoding S-adenosylmethionine-6-N',N'-adenosyl (rRNA) dimethyltransferase; kasugamycin resistance (dimethyladenosine transferase. (SW:KSGA_SALTY)), which translates to MNNRVHQGHLARKRFGQNFLNDRFVIDSIVSAINPQKGQAMVEIGPGLAALTEPVGERLDKLTVIELDRDLAARLQTHPFLGPKLTIYQQDAMTMNFGELSAQLGQPLRVFGNLPYNISTPLMFHLFSYTDAIADMHFMLQKEVVNRLVAGPNSKEYGRLSVMAQYYCQVIPVLEVPPSAFTPPPKVDSAVVRLVPHATMPYPVKDIRVLSRITTEAFNQRRKTIRNSLGNLFSVETLTEMGIDPAMRAENISVAQYCQMANYLSENAPLKES; encoded by the coding sequence ATGAATAATCGAGTCCATCAGGGCCATTTAGCCCGTAAACGCTTCGGGCAAAACTTTCTCAACGATCGGTTTGTGATCGACAGTATTGTTTCTGCTATTAATCCGCAAAAAGGCCAGGCGATGGTTGAAATCGGCCCCGGTCTGGCGGCGCTGACGGAGCCGGTCGGCGAACGACTGGATAAGCTCACGGTCATTGAACTTGACCGCGATCTGGCGGCGCGTTTGCAAACCCATCCGTTTTTAGGGCCGAAGCTGACTATTTATCAGCAGGACGCCATGACCATGAACTTTGGCGAACTGTCTGCGCAGTTGGGCCAACCGCTGCGTGTGTTCGGCAATCTGCCCTATAATATCTCCACCCCGCTGATGTTCCATCTCTTTAGCTATACTGATGCCATTGCCGACATGCACTTTATGTTGCAAAAAGAAGTGGTAAATCGTCTGGTTGCAGGGCCGAACAGCAAAGAGTATGGTCGTTTAAGCGTGATGGCGCAATATTACTGTCAGGTGATCCCGGTGCTTGAAGTGCCGCCATCCGCCTTCACGCCGCCGCCCAAAGTGGACTCCGCCGTGGTGCGTCTGGTTCCACACGCAACAATGCCTTACCCGGTTAAAGATATTCGCGTGTTGAGCCGTATTACCACCGAGGCCTTTAACCAGCGCCGTAAAACGATCCGTAACAGTCTCGGCAATCTTTTTAGCGTTGAGACGTTGACGGAAATGGGTATTGACCCGGCAATGCGCGCGGAAAATATCTCTGTCGCGCAGTACTGCCAGATGGCCAACTATCTGTCGGAAAACGCGCCTTTGAAGGAGAGTTAA
- the apaH gene encoding diadenosine tetraphosphatase (bis(5'-nucleosyl)-tetraphosphatase. (SW:APAH_SALTY)) translates to MATYLIGDVHGCYDELIALLQQVEFTPDTDTLWLTGDLVARGPGSLDVLRYVKSLGNSVRLVLGNHDLHLLAVFAGISRNKPKDRLTPLLEAPDADELLNWLRRQPLLQVDEEKKLVMAHAGITPQWDLQTAKECARDVEAVLSSDSYPFFLDAMYGDMPNNWSPELSGLARLRFITNAFTRMRYCFPNGQLDMYSKASPENAPAPLKPWFAIPGPVSEAYSIAFGHWASLEGKGTPEGIYALDTGCCWGGELTCLRWEDKQYFVQPSNRQMDMGEGEAVNA, encoded by the coding sequence ATGGCAACTTATCTCATCGGCGACGTTCACGGTTGCTACGACGAACTGATCGCCTTATTACAGCAAGTGGAATTTACGCCAGACACAGACACTCTGTGGCTGACTGGCGATTTGGTCGCCCGCGGTCCCGGTTCGCTGGACGTGTTACGCTACGTCAAATCGCTTGGCAATAGCGTGCGTTTGGTGCTGGGGAATCACGATTTACACCTGTTGGCCGTATTCGCCGGGATTAGCCGCAACAAACCTAAAGACCGGCTGACCCCGCTTCTTGAAGCGCCGGACGCCGATGAGCTGTTGAATTGGTTACGCCGTCAGCCGCTGTTGCAGGTAGATGAAGAGAAAAAGCTGGTCATGGCGCATGCGGGTATTACCCCGCAGTGGGATTTGCAGACGGCAAAAGAGTGCGCCCGCGATGTTGAAGCGGTGCTGTCGAGTGACTCGTACCCGTTTTTCCTCGACGCGATGTATGGCGATATGCCGAATAACTGGTCGCCGGAGTTAAGCGGTCTGGCGCGGCTACGCTTTATTACTAATGCCTTTACCCGTATGCGTTACTGCTTTCCTAACGGTCAACTGGATATGTACAGCAAAGCGTCGCCGGAAAATGCCCCTGCGCCGCTGAAGCCGTGGTTCGCCATTCCGGGGCCGGTGAGCGAGGCTTACAGTATTGCGTTCGGGCACTGGGCGTCGCTGGAAGGGAAAGGGACGCCGGAAGGTATTTACGCGCTGGATACCGGCTGCTGCTGGGGCGGGGAGTTGACCTGTTTACGCTGGGAAGATAAACAGTATTTTGTGCAGCCGTCAAACCGCCAGATGGATATGGGCGAAGGCGAAGCGGTCAACGCCTGA